In Streptomyces sp. Li-HN-5-11, the sequence GTCCACCGGGCCTCACGGCGACATGCCGCGGCCACGGGCCATGCACCGACCGCCTGACCCTGCCCACCCACCAACCGACCCCACCCGGTGGGCGCAACCTGCCCACCGTCGACACCACCGCACAGGAGAGACCATGACGAACAAGTGGACCGCCGCCGACGTGCCCAGCCAGCGCGGGCGTACGGCCGTGGTGACCGGAGCCAACACCGGTATCGGTCTGGAGACCGCGAAAGTCCTCGCCGCGCGTGGCGCGTCGGTGGTCCTTGCGGTCCGCGACACGGAGAAGGGCAAGCAGGCCGCCGCGCAGATCGCGGACGCCGCGCCCGGCGCGGACCTCACCGTGCAGCGGCTGGATTTGTCCTCGCTGGCCTCCGTCCGCGCCGCCGCCGACGAACTGCGGGCCCGCCTGCCGAAGATCGACCTGCTGATCAACAACGCCGGGGTGATGTACACGCCGAAGCAGACCACGCCCGACGGCTACGAGCTGCAGTTCGCCACCAACCACCTCGGCCACTTCGCCCTCACCGGCCTGCTGCTGGAACGGATGCTGCCGGTGGAGGGCTCCCGCGTGGTGACCGTCAGCAGCATCGTCCACTCCCAGCGCGGCGCCCGCATCAACTTCGACGACCTGCACGCCCGGCAGTCCTACGACCGTACCGCCGCCTACTCCCAGTCCAAGCTGGCCAACCTGCTGTTCAGCTACGAACTGGACCGCCGTCTGTCGGCCGGGCGGACCGACACCGTCTCGGTCGCGGCTCATCCGGGCGTCGCCGACACCGAGCTCGTGCGCAACTCACAAGCCTGGCGGCGCCAGTTCATGGCGGTGGTCGGTCCCCTCATGGGTCAGAGCGCGGCCATGGGCTCCCTGCCCTCACTGCGTGCCGCGACCGACCCGGACGTCATGGGCGGTCAGTACTACGGCCCCGACGGACGCGGCGGGTTCAAGGGCCACCCCACCGTCGTCTCCTCCAGCGACCAGTCCCACGACGCCACGCTCCAAGCCCGCCTGTGGACCGTCTCACAGGAACTGACCGGCGTGACCTTCCCGGTCTGATGCCCCGACAGGCAACGACGAGAGGGGCCCCCGGGCCGTAGGCCCGGGGGCCCCTCTCTTCTCACAGGGCGTCAGCGAGCGGCCCGGTCCAGGCCGCTCGCCCCACCGCGCCGCCGCCCCGCAGCCGGCCGTGCCCCTCCCGTGACGCGTGGGGTCGGCCATGGAGCGGTCGGCCCGACGTGTCACCCACGGGTGTCTCAGCCGACGGTGCAGGTGTACGGGATGCCGGTGATCCCGGAGCCGTTCGCGACGTCCGTCGCGGACTCGGTGTCCACGTAGAGGATCCCGTGGACGACCGTGCCGGCGCGGGCTGCCGGGGCGAGGGCGAGGGTCATCGTGCCCGTCTTGCCGACCGCGACGGACAGCGACTGGAAATCCGCGTCGAGATCCCAGAACTGGCCGGTCGACGCCTGTGCCGCGGGGTCGAACGGCTGAGTTGTGGCGGCCAGGCTCACCTTGGCAGTGCCCTTGGGCGCGGTGGTGCCGGTGAACGGGCCGGGCGACGAGGCCGTGACCGTGTCGCCGGATCGGGCGAAGCCCACGATGTCGGGTGACGGTGGGGGCGTGGGCCATCTCCTGTCGACGGGCTGCTCGGCTGTGCCGGTGGTGGTCAGCAGGCTGGTGTGCCGGGGCACTGGTTGCCGTGGTGAGCATGACGCTCTTGGGCCGGCCGGTCGTGCCGGAGGCGAACATGAGTGCCGCGAGGTCGTCGTCGTGCAGCGCCACGGGTTGCGGTGAGCGTCCGGGCGGCGCCGAGGAACTCCGACAGCGGCGTCCAGGGGGTGTCTGGCGCCCCGGTCGCCGGACACCCCCTGTCCGTGTCGACGAGCACGTGACAGTGAGCCCGTACGTCCCTCGTCACCGACCTGTCGGCACCATGGCCGTGCAGCGCCGAACCGACCGGCCTCCGCGTGGGCCCACCACCGGGTGTTACTTCAGATACGTGGCGAGCGGGAGGTTCTGGCGGCGCACGTCACCGGCGACGAGTCCAGCGATCCGCTGGGCGCCGTAGGTTTCGAAGTGGGTGTGATCGTTGCAGAAGAACCGGCCCAAGGGCCCGCTCCCTCCGTAGTCGCCGTTGTTCGGGCAGAAGCGCAGGCTGTTGTAGAGCGAGACGCTCAGCGTCTGCAGGTCGATGACCGGCGCCCCGGTGGCGGTGCCGGCGGCGAAGGTCTCGCCCACGAAGCCGCGGTTCTTGGTCGCCGTGCTGCCGGAGCAGGTGATGGCGGCGACCGGCGTGAGCAGCACGGGATGCGCGCCGCGGGCCAGGGCGGCCTGCGCCATCATGGTCATCAGCTGTTGGTACCGGGCCCGACCGACGTGCTTCGGGCAGGTCGAGGAGGAGTCGTTGATGCCGAACTGGATGAACAGGTAGTCGCCGGCCTTCATCCCGGTGCTCGCGTTCAGCATCGACTGCCAGCGTGAGGAGTACGCGGTGGACGTGAGACGGCACTCGCCGTCGGAGCTCTTGGTGCTGCTCACGTGTGGCTCGTACAGCCAGGTCTGGATGCTGCGGCCGCCCACCGCCAGGTTCCTGACGGTCACGTTGCTGTTGAACAGAGGGTCGAACTGGCTGCCCCAGCCGACCGGACAACGACCGGAACTCGGATTGGCCATGGTGGAATCACCGGCCAACCACACGGTGACCGGCTGGGCCGCCGTCCGTGCCGCCGGTGCCGCGGCGTGGGAGGAGCCGGCGCAGTGCGCCGCGGCCTTGCCCGCGGCGGAGGCGGTGTGCATGCCGAGGCCCGACAGGGTGAGCACCAGTAGGGTCGTGATGAGGACCCGTAAGTTCTTCATCGTGTTTCTCCCGGGAGGGGCACTGACACGCTTCGGTCAGCGCAGGTACGTGGCCAGGGGCAGGCGCTGTGCCCGGATGTCCTGGAGCACCAGTTCGGCCATCTTGGTGGCGCCGTACTGCGAGAAGTGGGTGTTGTCCGTGACCCCGTCGGCGGAGGCACGGAGGTAGAGCTGTGCGGAGGCGGACGGGCCGAGGGACTCCACCAACGCCTTGCTCCTGGCGGTCAGGTCGACGACGGGCACCCGCTGCGCCGCACCGACCGCGCGCATCTGGGCGGGCAGGTCCACACCGACGCTGTTGACGTGCAGGGCTGTCGAGGTGAGCTTGGTGCCGTTGAACAGCCGGCGGACCGGTGGTGTCACCAGGACGGGGACGCCGCCCTTCGCGCGCGCCTGCGTGATCATCGAGGTGAGGTTGCTTCGGTAGGCGGACGCGCTGGTCTGCTTGTCGTTGTGGCCGAACTGGATGAAGACCAGGTCGTTCGGCCTGACCTTCGACAACAGAGCGGGGAACAGAGCTCGGTTGGCGAGGAAGCTCCCGGAACTCTCCCCGGAGTCGGCGTAGTTCGCGATGGCCGCGCCGGGGCCCACGGCTGTCGTGATCATCTGCCCCCAGCCGGTGTAGGGGGCGGTGGGCTGGTCGCACACGGTGGAGTCGCCGGCCAGGTAGGCGACCAGCGGCCGGGAGGCGGGTTTCACCGAGACGGCGGAGACCCGCGGTGCGGATCCCCTGAACCGGATGTCCAGGCCGGGGTTTCCGGTGCCGCCCTGACCGGTCGGCTGCCCCTCCGGCTGCCGTACGTTGACCGTGAACGAGTACGTGGCGACGGCACCGGCCGCCGTCCTCGTCGCCGGCAGCATGAGCCGCCGGGCCTCCACCCACATCTCGGTCTGCCCGGCGGAGCTGCCACCGACGGAGACCGTGACGTCGTAGTTGCCCGGCGAGACCGCGTAGTGACAGGTGATCGGGGAGGTACCGGAACAGCCGGCCGGCAGAGCCCGCGGCGCCGCCGCCTCGGCGTGCGCCGCACCGGTACCGACGAGGGCGGCGAGGGTCAACAGGCCCGCTGCCCCCAGCAGGGCGCCATGTCTGCCTCCGCTGAATGTCATGTTCATTTCAACCATCTTCCTGTCCTTGACGACCCGGAGATGTGCGGGTTGAGGTCTACGGCCCTTGCTCAGGCCTGCGTGAAGCCGTCCATGATGACGGTGGGGCGTTTGGTGGCGGAGTCCCAGGCGCCCATGTTGTAGCCGGTGAACGGCGACATGCACTCCGGCTCCCAGTAGAAGATGCCCTGACCGCCGTTGGCCTTGAGCGCCTTGATGTAGGCGACCAGTGCGGCCCGGGTGGAGGAGGCCCGGTCCACCCGGCCGCCGAACTCGCTCTGCAGGAACGGTTTTCCGTAGGCGGCGGAGATCTTCTTCATATTGGCCACGATCCCGGAGGCGAGGTCGGCGCTGCCGTAGGAGGAGAACACCGGCATGTCCCACTTGCCGCCGTTCGCGGCGTAGCGGCTGAAGAACGTCGCCATCGAGTCGTACTTCTGCGGCTGGGCCAGGTGGATGCACACCGTGCTGTTCGGTGACACGGCCTTGACCTGGTCGTAGGCGGCGTTGAGCAGGCCGGTCATCTGTGCCGGGACGGAGACGCTGCCGACGGGGCGGCAGATCCCGGTATTGATCTCGTTGCCGATCTGCACCCAGGTGGGCAGGACGTCGTTGTTCCTCATGACGGTCATGCTCTGGTTCACGTACGTGCTCATCGCGCCGCGCATCTGGCCGTAGCTCATGTTCCGCCAGGCGGCGGGCGGGTTCTGCACGCCGACGGAGTTCCAGGTGTCGCCGAACATGTAGTCCAGCATGATCGACAGTCCGGCGGCCTTGATCCGCTTGGCGAAGGCGGCGACCTCGGTGATGCTGCAGTGCCCGCTGCCCGGGTCGCTGGAGGGGTTGACGAACGTGCGCAACCGGACGGCGGTGATGCCGTAGCCCTTGAGGATGGTCAACAGGTCCTGGGTCTGCCCGGCGGCGTTCTTCCAGGAGTAGCCGTGCGCCTCCATCTGCGGTGCCCAGCTGATGTCGACGCCCTTCACGAAGCCGGCCGCGGCCTCGGCCGGCGTTTCGAGTTCGGCGAGTGCGGCGGCGGTGGCGAGCGCCCCGGCGGTCGCGGTGGTGGCCTTGAGCACGGTCCGGCGGCTGATCCGCCCGGAACCGGATGTGGGGGGTGGCGGGGACATGGCTGTTCCTTCCTTCCGCCGGCCGGCGTGAGACGTCGTGGCCGGTGGAGAACGGATCAGTGGGGGGAAATCAGTGAGGGGGGAATCGGTGGGGGAAGAGGTTTCCAGGAGCGGGCGGTCGGGTGAGGTGGCTGGTGGTGCAGCCACCTCGCCCTTCGCTGTGTGGCGGGCGTG encodes:
- a CDS encoding SGNH/GDSL hydrolase family protein, yielding MKNLRVLITTLLVLTLSGLGMHTASAAGKAAAHCAGSSHAAAPAARTAAQPVTVWLAGDSTMANPSSGRCPVGWGSQFDPLFNSNVTVRNLAVGGRSIQTWLYEPHVSSTKSSDGECRLTSTAYSSRWQSMLNASTGMKAGDYLFIQFGINDSSSTCPKHVGRARYQQLMTMMAQAALARGAHPVLLTPVAAITCSGSTATKNRGFVGETFAAGTATGAPVIDLQTLSVSLYNSLRFCPNNGDYGGSGPLGRFFCNDHTHFETYGAQRIAGLVAGDVRRQNLPLATYLK
- a CDS encoding glycosyl hydrolase 53 family protein, giving the protein MSPPPPTSGSGRISRRTVLKATTATAGALATAAALAELETPAEAAAGFVKGVDISWAPQMEAHGYSWKNAAGQTQDLLTILKGYGITAVRLRTFVNPSSDPGSGHCSITEVAAFAKRIKAAGLSIMLDYMFGDTWNSVGVQNPPAAWRNMSYGQMRGAMSTYVNQSMTVMRNNDVLPTWVQIGNEINTGICRPVGSVSVPAQMTGLLNAAYDQVKAVSPNSTVCIHLAQPQKYDSMATFFSRYAANGGKWDMPVFSSYGSADLASGIVANMKKISAAYGKPFLQSEFGGRVDRASSTRAALVAYIKALKANGGQGIFYWEPECMSPFTGYNMGAWDSATKRPTVIMDGFTQA
- a CDS encoding rhamnogalacturonan acetylesterase — protein: MNMTFSGGRHGALLGAAGLLTLAALVGTGAAHAEAAAPRALPAGCSGTSPITCHYAVSPGNYDVTVSVGGSSAGQTEMWVEARRLMLPATRTAAGAVATYSFTVNVRQPEGQPTGQGGTGNPGLDIRFRGSAPRVSAVSVKPASRPLVAYLAGDSTVCDQPTAPYTGWGQMITTAVGPGAAIANYADSGESSGSFLANRALFPALLSKVRPNDLVFIQFGHNDKQTSASAYRSNLTSMITQARAKGGVPVLVTPPVRRLFNGTKLTSTALHVNSVGVDLPAQMRAVGAAQRVPVVDLTARSKALVESLGPSASAQLYLRASADGVTDNTHFSQYGATKMAELVLQDIRAQRLPLATYLR
- a CDS encoding SDR family NAD(P)-dependent oxidoreductase; protein product: MTNKWTAADVPSQRGRTAVVTGANTGIGLETAKVLAARGASVVLAVRDTEKGKQAAAQIADAAPGADLTVQRLDLSSLASVRAAADELRARLPKIDLLINNAGVMYTPKQTTPDGYELQFATNHLGHFALTGLLLERMLPVEGSRVVTVSSIVHSQRGARINFDDLHARQSYDRTAAYSQSKLANLLFSYELDRRLSAGRTDTVSVAAHPGVADTELVRNSQAWRRQFMAVVGPLMGQSAAMGSLPSLRAATDPDVMGGQYYGPDGRGGFKGHPTVVSSSDQSHDATLQARLWTVSQELTGVTFPV